One genomic window of Pocillopora verrucosa isolate sample1 chromosome 8, ASM3666991v2, whole genome shotgun sequence includes the following:
- the LOC131782976 gene encoding uncharacterized protein isoform X2 — MRAYANRGDTQRSYPWEREKRVELSHSWGGEAWDKDYKSDKTHLMNGFTQPQGPSCKKYISVVSEGNYFIASKAPLPDRIELRMCGTTGFGQNNRTLSIPDLYRVKMKPIPEVFEDTIDAVQVRREEVQLEGACPLHSHSPRSGSLKEMYVSQYTHHFDPSEPRSHIAGWKVDIEPNGIPHRRSRMCVLNNPVVSGSRKRPERPKSAPPTLAYEFDTFSEDIEDDRLSCVTLPNFHQDFNGPTRSTEDLSIRLKDLIVDAQPPDYPNDDSSFGYDPSDDTSETSSAFYQDQGSYRKRDPARFSYSRPRLLRLGPDFPGVRNLEKMRRKRQSMGSSSTGSLSSSPSPSRGEYGFFVALTSKDQIPQQKHGRYYSMT, encoded by the coding sequence ATGCGGGCTTACGCAAACCGCGGTGATACGCAAAGATCTTACCCGTGGGAGAGAGAGAAACGTGTCGAATTGTCCCACAGCTGGGGAGGAGAGGCTTGGGATAAAGACTATAAGAGCGACAAAACCCACCTCATGAATGGATTCACACAGCCACAAGGCCCGTCTTGCAAAAAGTACATCTCTGTAGTTTCCGAAGGAAATTACTTCATAGCCTCCAAGGCGCCCCTTCCAGATCGCATCGAGCTTCGGATGTGTGGTACCACAGGGTTTGGGCAAAACAACCGCACTCTGTCCATACCGGACTTATACCGCGTCAAGATGAAACCCATTCCGGAAGTATTCGAGGACACGATAGACGCGGTCCAGGTTCGACGAGAAGAGGTCCAGTTGGAAGGTGCTTGTCCTTTGCACAGCCATTCTCCGAGAAGTGGTTCTCTAAAGGAGATGTATGTGTCACAATATACGCACCACTTTGATCCAAGCGAGCCTCGCTCACACATTGCCGGGTGGAAGGTGGACATCGAACCGAACGGAATCCCTCACCGTCGATCTCGCATGTGCGTACTCAACAACCCCGTCGTTTCGGGATCTCGAAAGAGACCCGAACGCCCGAAGTCTGCACCTCCAACATTAGCGTACGAGTTTGACACATTTTCGGAAGACATCGAAGACGACAGACTCTCGTGCGTCACTCTGCCTAATTTTCATCAAGACTTCAACGGCCCTACCCGAAGTACCGAGGATTTATCGATACGTCTCAAAGATCTTATCGTCGATGCTCAACCTCCAGACTACCCAAACGACGACAGCTCATTCGGTTACGATCCTAGTGATGACACATCGGAAACTTCTTCGGCGTTTTACCAGGACCAAGGCTCCTACAGAAAGCGCGATCCCGCCAGATTTAGCTACAGCCGTCCCAGGTTGCTTCGACTTGGTCCCGATTTTCCTGGAGTCCGAAATCTGGAAAAAATGCGTCGAAAAAGACAAAGTATGGGATCATCTTCAACTGGCTCTCTTTCTTCTTCCCCTTCGCCGTCTCGAGGCGAATATGGATTTTTCGTGGCACTTACATCGAAAGATCAAATACCACAACAAAAGCACGGCAGATACTACTCCATGACTTAA
- the LOC131782976 gene encoding uncharacterized protein isoform X1, translating to MIMGFRGQDITVTSRVNMRAYANRGDTQRSYPWEREKRVELSHSWGGEAWDKDYKSDKTHLMNGFTQPQGPSCKKYISVVSEGNYFIASKAPLPDRIELRMCGTTGFGQNNRTLSIPDLYRVKMKPIPEVFEDTIDAVQVRREEVQLEGACPLHSHSPRSGSLKEMYVSQYTHHFDPSEPRSHIAGWKVDIEPNGIPHRRSRMCVLNNPVVSGSRKRPERPKSAPPTLAYEFDTFSEDIEDDRLSCVTLPNFHQDFNGPTRSTEDLSIRLKDLIVDAQPPDYPNDDSSFGYDPSDDTSETSSAFYQDQGSYRKRDPARFSYSRPRLLRLGPDFPGVRNLEKMRRKRQSMGSSSTGSLSSSPSPSRGEYGFFVALTSKDQIPQQKHGRYYSMT from the exons ATGATAATGGGCTTTCGAGGTCAAGATATAACTGTTACTTCGAG GGTAAATATGCGGGCTTACGCAAACCGCGGTGATACGCAAAGATCTTACCCGTGGGAGAGAGAGAAACGTGTCGAATTGTCCCACAGCTGGGGAGGAGAGGCTTGGGATAAAGACTATAAGAGCGACAAAACCCACCTCATGAATGGATTCACACAGCCACAAGGCCCGTCTTGCAAAAAGTACATCTCTGTAGTTTCCGAAGGAAATTACTTCATAGCCTCCAAGGCGCCCCTTCCAGATCGCATCGAGCTTCGGATGTGTGGTACCACAGGGTTTGGGCAAAACAACCGCACTCTGTCCATACCGGACTTATACCGCGTCAAGATGAAACCCATTCCGGAAGTATTCGAGGACACGATAGACGCGGTCCAGGTTCGACGAGAAGAGGTCCAGTTGGAAGGTGCTTGTCCTTTGCACAGCCATTCTCCGAGAAGTGGTTCTCTAAAGGAGATGTATGTGTCACAATATACGCACCACTTTGATCCAAGCGAGCCTCGCTCACACATTGCCGGGTGGAAGGTGGACATCGAACCGAACGGAATCCCTCACCGTCGATCTCGCATGTGCGTACTCAACAACCCCGTCGTTTCGGGATCTCGAAAGAGACCCGAACGCCCGAAGTCTGCACCTCCAACATTAGCGTACGAGTTTGACACATTTTCGGAAGACATCGAAGACGACAGACTCTCGTGCGTCACTCTGCCTAATTTTCATCAAGACTTCAACGGCCCTACCCGAAGTACCGAGGATTTATCGATACGTCTCAAAGATCTTATCGTCGATGCTCAACCTCCAGACTACCCAAACGACGACAGCTCATTCGGTTACGATCCTAGTGATGACACATCGGAAACTTCTTCGGCGTTTTACCAGGACCAAGGCTCCTACAGAAAGCGCGATCCCGCCAGATTTAGCTACAGCCGTCCCAGGTTGCTTCGACTTGGTCCCGATTTTCCTGGAGTCCGAAATCTGGAAAAAATGCGTCGAAAAAGACAAAGTATGGGATCATCTTCAACTGGCTCTCTTTCTTCTTCCCCTTCGCCGTCTCGAGGCGAATATGGATTTTTCGTGGCACTTACATCGAAAGATCAAATACCACAACAAAAGCACGGCAGATACTACTCCATGACTTAA
- the LOC131782983 gene encoding UBA-like domain-containing protein 2 — protein sequence MDALKEQAMINQFVMVAGCAREQAKQLLQAAHWQFETALSLFFQEVAIPSHNQHNPLVTPANTPATPPNFPDALAAFAKLQASDTSPKTQTLNANHQPVR from the exons ATGGACGCATTAAAAGAGCAAGCCATGATAAATCAGTTTGTTATGGTTGCTGGGTGCGCCAGAGAGCAGGCAAAACAACTTCTACAGGCCGCACATTGGCAGTTTGAG ACtgctttaagtttgttttttcaagaaGTCGCGATTCCGTCGCATAATCAACACAATCCG CTTGTAACGCCGGCAAATACGCCGGCCACACCTCCAAACTTTCCTGATGCTTTGGCAGCTTTCGCAAAACTTCAAGCCTCCGATACAAGCCCCAAGACACAAACTTTAAACGCAAATCATCAACCAGTGAGATGA
- the LOC131782980 gene encoding uncharacterized protein → MPSKRSKSKISFKLFSANNYSRFASRFPFLKERQIKTKLFQSWRKFKFSPETTTNKGGIQKLKCVNEIVANGAESGPPKKREEDVAEKKPERSPINKYSVKQRYLRDDRAKRKIIATANEEDDISPLRRASRSLKMTDNTLLTKRKQNEFIDLFEEINAETLLIEPVDISNIELLSSASGSFDRKEWLKKLTEEGTSEKSNNTVSGMFKWRADGKKKKKVRNGEKNKHESRFLESSECEGGRNFFSMFEREDDIFL, encoded by the exons ATGCCCTCCAAAAGAAGCAAGTCCAAAAtatctttcaaattattttcagcAAATAATTATTCGCGGTTTGCGAGCAGATTCCCATTCTTGAAAGAACGACAGATCAAGACAAAACTTTTTCAGTCATGGAGGAAGTTTAAGTTCAGTCCCGAAACCACGACGAACAAAGGAGGGATCCAGAAACTAAAATGTGTGAATGAAATTGTCGCTAATGGAG CCGAGAGTGGCCCGCCAAAGAAAAGAGAGGAAGATGTCGCGGAGAAGAAACCTGAGCGTTCACCCATTAATAAATATTCAGTCAAACAGCGTTATCTTCGAGATGACCGTgctaaaaggaaaattatcgCAACAGCAAATGAAGAGGATGACATATCCCCACTGCGCAGAGCTTCTAGGAGTTTGAAAATGACTGACAACACACTACtcacaaaacgaaaacaaaacgagTTCATCGATCTATTTGAGGAGATAAACGCAGAAACGTTGTTGATCGAACCAGTTGATATCAGCAATATTGAGCTCTTATCGAGTGCTAGTGGCAGTTTTGATCGCAAAGAGTGGCTAAAGAAGCTTACAGAAGAAGGGACATCCGAAAAG AGCAACAACACGGTTTCTGGAATGTTCAAATGGCGAGCCGacgggaaaaagaagaaaaaagtaagaaatggggaaaaaaataaacatgaatCAAG gtttttAGAGAGTAGCGAATGTGAAGGCGGCAGGAACTTCTTCAGCATGTTTGAACGCGAGGACGATATCTTTCTTTGA
- the LOC131782984 gene encoding exocyst complex component 7 gives MDDISLRKRQLDDKLAQEKNILAFLKDSLEKTDQITGNMLDILSKFEVRIHKLEDTIVPVHRETDDLQRRQANIDKCLSALDHVISYHHVSASVEHVIRDSPTGQLEAYIKNLERVLDAIEFFNHNNPNCMELSSLTALRDYGRDSLEKEFRLMLNRHSKPVPVEMIVELVESETENSKENVKLEHLSEKVLEDLCTITHWLNGPGYDETVDFMSVYAQIRSNSLVRSLQGLKDCYGSKMKSAPGGITTPTRKGTAKRREGLRRVPSKSEHHGLPRRTSAIPTEVGASKEEEEEIDAANYIVFCKSLLRLIQSERELMKSIIPEQSQSTTFDTLIQAAMEDFIAEGESIISILKRHFGKHNYSAIQQVFPILKEFNAIQPDFYVTLQETFHRTQKQFPTLIHELESLSAKALDDFKEGIKQNPDKHSNMPSDGTVHELTRNTLIFMEQLLPYTETVGSMLVTMQEDQSGNFFTRERELFVKVVSEYIQRVLGALGLNLELKATVYEAPTLSSLFLLNNYNYIVKALQRSGLLTLLQEGGITGVEDQYQQLIAEHKETYQKCWNKVLTVLMEVEKPMSGHKGNDPQAKLKDKQRQMIKDKFKGFNTEFEELYQIQKTYAVPDTQLRDQLRGENVNLILPLYSSFRQKFANLPFTKNPEKYIKYSVEAVEVMMKKFFDVSA, from the exons ATGGATGACATTTCTCTGAGGAAACGACAGCTGGACGACAAACTAGCTCAG gaGAAAAACATCTTAGCTTTTCTCAAAGACAGCTTGGAAAAGACTGATCAAATTACAGGGAACATG CTTGATATCTTGTCCAAGTTTGAGGTGCGCATACATAAACTGGAAGACACCATTGTTCCTGTTCATCGGGAAACTGATGACTTGCAAAGAAGACAAGCTA ATATTGATAAATGTTTGTCGGCATTGGATCATGTGATTAGTTATCACCATGTCTCTGCTAGTGTGGAACATGTCATCAGAGATTC CCCCACTGGTCAACTTGAAGCTTACAttaaaaatcttgaaagagTGCTAGATGCAATTGAGTTCTTTAATCACAACAATCCTAATTGCATGGAACTCTCTAGCCTG ACTGCTCTGCGTGATTATGGACGCGACTCACTAGAGAAAGAATTCCGCCTGATGTTAAACAGGCACAGTAAACCTGTTCCTGTGGAGATGATTGTGGAACTGGTGGAGAGTGAGACAG aaaactcaaaggaaaatgtcaagCTAGAGCATTTATCAG AGAAAGTTTTGGAAGACTTATGTACCATAACCCACTGGCTGAATGGACCAGGATATGATGAAACTGTGG ATTTTATGAGTGTCTATGCCCAAATCAGATCGAATTCCCTTGTGCGATCTCTACAGGG GTTAAAAGAT TGTTATGGTAGCAAGATGAAGTCTGCTCCAG GTGGTATAACCACACCCACCAGAAAAGGAACTGCTAAAAGAAGAGA aggctTGCGTCGTGTTCCGTCAAAGTCAGAACATCATG GTCTTCCTCGTCGTACCTCAGCCATCCCAACAGAGGTTGGAGCTtccaaagaagaagaaga GGAAATTGATGCTGCAAACTACATTGTGTTTTGTAAATCTTTGCTGAGACTCATACAG AGTGAACGAGAGCTAATGAAGAGCATCATTCCCGAGCAGAGTCAAAGCACCACTTTTGATACACTTATTCAGGCTGCTATGGAGGATTTCATTGCCGAAGGGGAG tccATCATAAGTATCCTGAAGCGACATTTTGGCAAGCACAACTACTCCGCCATTCAGCAGGTGTTTCCAATACTTAAGGAATTCAATGCTATTCAACCTGATTTCTACGTCACACTGCAG GAGACATTTCACAGAACTCAAAAACAGTTCCCAACTCTAATTCATGAATTGGAGTCCTTG TCTGCCAAGGCCTTGGACGATTTTAAGGAGGGCATTAAG cAAAATCCTGACAAACATTCTAACATGCCAAGCGATGGAACAGTTCATGAACTCACTAGAAAC ACACTTATTTTCATGGAACAGCTCCTACCCTACACTGAAACAGTAGGAAGCATGTTGGTAACTATGCAAG AGGACCAGAGCGGAAATTTCTTCACAAGAGAAAGAGAACTCTTCGTAAAGGTTGTCTCTGAATACATTC AACGTGTACTTGGGGCACTGGGTCTGAATCTTGAGCTCAAGGCAACAGTGTACGAGGCACCAACGCTTAGTTCTCTCTTCCTGCTGAACAATTACAATTACATAGTAAAAGCCTTACAAAG GTCAGGTCTCCTCACTCTTCTTCAGGAAGGTGGAATTACAGGGGTTGAAGATCAATACCAGCAGTTGATCGCTGAGCATAAAGAAACCTATCAGAAGTG CTGGAATAAAGTTCTTACTGTTTTAATGGAAGTGGAGAAACCAATGTCAGgtcataaaggaaatgatccacAGGCCAAG CTGAAAGATAAACAGCGACAAATGATAAAGGATAAGTTTAAG GGTTTTAATACAGAATTTGAAGAGCTTTATCAGATACAGAAAACCTATGCAGTCCCTGATACACAGCTTCGAGATCAACTGCGGGGTGAAAATGTGAACCTTATTCTACCCCTCTACTCTTCATTTCGACAAAA ATTTGCTAATTTACCCTTTACAAAGAATCCTGAAAAGTACATCAAATACTCTGTGGAGGCTGTAGAAGTCATGATGAAAAAGTTCTTTGATGTCTCGGCATAA